GCTGGTGGTCCCTTGAGGCGCTTGGTGGCCGACACCATCGATCACATGCGTATGTGATAATCTGCCTGCCGCTGGTTGATCGCGACGATCTCCCAGTTACGAACGCGTATCCTCTTGGTGCTGCCCATTCATTGATAGCTGTGAGTAGAGCCTCTCGCGAGTCGTACGTGCCCTCTGGCGGAAGCACATCATCAGGAAATGCCGTCTGCGCCATAACGGCAACCCCTGAAAACTACGGTTGTGGTTAGCAATGGCAGCAATAGCCGCAGCCCCTGAGAAATGCAGTTGTGGAGTTGTGCCAAATTGGGGGCTGACATAATCCGCACGCCTACGCGTGCAGAAGTGGAGAGGCGCCTAGGCGTGTCCCTATGGGGCGCCGTGGATATGGATGCTGACTAATAATTTCGATGTGGAATGGGTGGAAATGGATCCATTACGGAAATGGATCCATATTGTGGAATTTGTGGAATGGAAACCTACTTCGTCCAACAATGGTAATTAGTGGGTCCCGCCCGCCCTCGGTGGCGTCAATGTTTTTGTCATTGGTCCATTAAAATCCGCCATTGCTTGACGCAAAGGCAACACACCCACCGACGTTCCTGCTTCTTGTTATGCTGGATATTCGTAGCCGAACCGATATACCTATAGACGCGCCTTGCCGTCTCTCTCCGTCAAGATCCAGCTTTTGTAGAGCTGAAAGAGCCGTTGATTGTCCTCTTCTGTTCGTTCTGGAACGGATGTGGTTGACTTGGTAGGATGGGGAGTGGCTATTTCGATTTGGGGTAGTAACGCGAGTAACAGTGAAGCCCCCAGAATGGACTCATTGTGTACGGAGGAAAATGGGGTGGCAAATCgatgttgtgttgttgtgGGTGATAGAAAGTACTTAGGATATGCGGGATTTCACAAGGAAATCAAGGCATTTTCGAACCCCACCTAAAATATTCCACGATTTCCACATGTGTAACATGTGGAAGGGGCTTCGTGGCGTGGATATGGAAATGCTGAAGCCCACGTGGAATGGAATGGAATGGATATGGATCCACATTATGGATCCATATGTGGATTTCGTGGTATGGATTTGAACCCTGGGCAATTAGAATTCCGTTGGTTCGACAACTAGACTCATAAGACAGGGACTAGTTACATGAGCTTATTCTTGTGGCACAACATCATCAATCGAAGCCTACTAACTCGACTCCGGCCCATATTTGCTGCTCATCTTGCAAATTTGTCCCCTCGTTGATCTTTATACAGTGAGGTGCAATACGTTTGAATACCAGATGAAGTATCTGCCTCGTTGCTCTAGTCCTGTCAGAATCCTGACTAGCCATATCGGGTAGACATCTAGCCCAGGTAGGCAGCTAGCTGGCTTGATGAGGTACATACCGAGCGAAGGGATAGCTCCCGATCGGTTTAGCAAGGAGGCGAGTACTTGCGCCTGGATTCAAACTTCTTGCATCCCACTGTACTGAAGGGCCGTgacactcaaagagataCTCCAAGTCGGTGTACAGCGCTACAACGATTGGCCACCATATACGAGTTCCATATCCCAGTCTTGGGGCCACCCATCCAACGGGTAACGTATCACGATCTGCTGACATGACGGAGACGGTTGTAGGTGGGCAACTTACCGTTTCGCTCCGTCAGCAAGTAGAAATCGTGCTTGTTTCGAGGCTGTTGGCTAGCGATCTATCAGCATGCATTATTTTATGGTGATGCTATTGGTCATTGTTTACGAGCCTGTCTTTACGTCACCGCCATTGTCCCAATCCAAGCTCCGACCAACTGCTAAGGCTATGCGAGAGGTTCTAGTGTTAACTGATGCGACGACATGGAAATAATGGGAAAGGCAATTTAAAATAAGCTCTAATATTGACAGACAGAGTGTCAAATATTGGGATGAATTATATGTTAttcgtcttcttctgtccGGTCTCCATCTCTCGCTTGCTGCTTGAGGTTTAATGCAAGCTTTATATGGCTTTTCTCTTCTATATGGAATCAACTGGAAGTTGCTTGCTAAGCTGTGGCAATAGGTGGCAACTGACATCTTTAATGACAATATTTATCAGCTTTTCAAGCTACTTCCATGAGCTTCCTTTTACTCTGGTGACTTCTTCGTCGAGGTTGCTCCAGGACAGTATATATTCAGGGGCCGTAACGATGATTGGATCAAGATGGAGACGTCGTTAGGGTGCGATGCAGGTTCGATCGAGGCGAATGCGGCGCAGAATTGCAGAGATCTCATTAGCGGCGTTGTTGTTGTGGGCGCTGCTCGGCCCTTCGCCAGCGATGGTGGTTGAGCTGAAGAATGACAAGGTGAGCGACGAGTCCCAAATCAAGAGAGAAATACTTGGGATGATCACTCCGATTCACAGGAGAAGATATACGCATGAAAAAATCGAGGATGAGCGTCTTATCTTTATTGTTGCCAAAGGCACTCTTCCTCGGACCGTCACCAAGGCAGGCTTCGAAATCGATCGTATAGATCGATTCCGAGCCCTGATCGATCGATTTATATCGATCGTCACCCTCAATCGATCGATATCGATCGATCAAATAGATCAGACAGAGCCTCACGTGACGAGGCAACGAAGCTGCGGAATCCTAAAAAGGAAGGTGGTGGGGCGCCTTCCTCCTTAGAAAACACTCAACAGCAGCGTCTCTCCACCAATCGCGCCTGCCAGGGATGCTTTGTAGGGCATGCGACGTGTTGCGATCCACACAGAGGCAGAATCTAGGGCAGCCTATCCTGCACTTCACCGATTTATATATGGTCCACTGGATCGACGATCAAATCGATCGGGACTGGTAATCGATCGATATCGATCGACTGGCAGCCCTGATCGATCGGTCGAAATCGAAATCGATTGGTCGATCGATTTCGAAGCTTGCACCAAGGGAAGCATCAGAAGGGCAGCAGTCGAGGAAAGGCTGAGCTGGATAAGATATATGGAGAACTGGATAGATGAGCTTGGGGGGCTCAATCTGTCGCTATTTGTTGGAAAGTCCGGGGATCCTTCTTTCCTTCAGGATTCACACTattagtctgaaagtcctagaaTTAGAGTTCAAGGTTCTAGATGAAACTACCTACGGATATGAGtccgagaagaactctcatctccataagaataagaacaatagaaaataaagaaaatcAAAATCAAGTGTTATAAAATGTATTTTtacccagcactactgctAGGCTGGCTGGCTGCGCCCTGCCTCCGACGGTCAACGGGTAGTACAATAGTAGACAGCCTTGAAGCTGAAATTGAGGCGACAACCGGCAATTCCAAAGCTCCCAAGCTGATAATGATGATGTCGGTGAAGACTTACCGTTTAACCATGAGAGAAGGGTGAGAAAGTTTTTATGCGTGTGAATGCGCTAGCCCGGCTAGGACTCCCTGTCAGACAGTTGCCATAAGGCTCTAGTGGAGTCATCGCAGGGGCCTGATCCAATTTAAAGGCTTTGGATTTAAGGTCCTTGACAACACACCTATTTTGTATGGTGCCACAAGACACTTGCTCGTAATTGGTAGCCAATCGCATCATGACTCAGAGGACAGAGATTGCCCCGCTGCGATGCCCACTGACCTAGGTCCCTGCACAGTAGTGGTGGGTGAAAATGTTTTCTATTGAACTTAATTTTTAGTTTATTTTTGTTGAAGAGAGCTAGTCTgaggtttatatctctagacgatttcatctaggactttgaactctaaatctaggactttcagactaacagtctgaatcctgaagggcAGGGGGATTCCCAGATTTTCCGACATCTCCCAGCGTATTGGCTCGCTGTAAGCTTTGTAACGAGCAGCTGTTAAGCATGCGGATCGCTGGTTCGCAGAGCTATACGAGCATTGAGGTATTGATGATATGCAGCTCCGTCATAAGAACTCATGTGGCACTCTTTGTGGATCATGGGGATTTGTCCTGTGCAGGGGATCTATTGTCGAGTAAGCATCAAGATACGTGATTGGCCAAGCTTTACGAGCATCTCGAGGGATCCGCTAGGTTAGATATTCCTATGGCGACCGGTCCTAGGATTACGCCCCACTTAGACCATTTCGCAGTCATCTTGATTCTAGAGCGTAGCAATAAGTCCGAGCATACCCTAAGGGATTTCCCGGTGATCCGCCGGATCCGATCATCTGCCGGACTCACACCGATATTCACTCCCAACTTTAATCTTTAATAACTCAACAACCATGGCAGCAATCGATAAAGCACTCGAGTTTCTGAAAACCTCAGGATCTATTAACTATGCTGCTACCGCTAAAAAGTTCGAATGTGACGAGACTACCCTGCGCCGCCGCCATCAGGGCAAACAGAGGGCAAGACGCGATGCCGACTCTTTGTATAAATCTCGTCTCTCAAAACAACAGGAACAAGATCTTGTTACTTATATCCGTAAACTCTCACTGCGTGGCATTCCGCCAACCCTATCCATGATCCGAAATTTTGCCCAGGACATAGCCAAAATCGAGGTCGGAAAGAACTGGCCATACAGCTTCGTCCAGCGCCATCGCAACGAGATCGATTGTACCTGGTTTGATGGATTTGATATAGCACGAAGAAGAGCCGACAATGCTTCTCGGTATAGAGCATATTTTGATCTAGTAAGCAGACTCGTAGCGCCTTTGGTCCGTTGCTAATCATGGAAGATCCGTGAAAAAATCGACAAATACGACATCTTACCTCAGAGCACGTATAACATGGATGAGAAGGGATTTCACCTGGGCGTAATCAACCGAACGAAGAGAGTATTTGATGTCAATGCTAAAAGGCAAGGCAAATTGCTCGGTGCTTCCCAGGATGGGAACCGATCGTGGATCACATTCCTGGCGTGCATCTGCCAAGACATGACATCGCTACCCCCATTCCTCATCTACCAGGGCAAGCCGGGACAAGTTCAGGACACTTGGCTCACTGACTTTGATCCGGAGCATCAATCAGCCTTCTTTTCCACGTCCGAAACTGGCTGGACGAGTCACGAACTGGGGAAAGAGTGGCTGATTGGTGTTTTCGACCGCTTTACTAAGGCGAAAGCAAGAAATGGGCGCGATTACCGCCTTCTCATCACCGATGGACACTCTAGCCACATCAATATGGACTTCTTGGACTGGTGCGACGCGCATCGGATCATCGTTGCGGTGTTCCCACCTCACTCTACTCACCGGCTGCAACCCCTGGACGTCTCGCTTTTCGGGCCCTTATCAACAGCCGATACCAACCGACTTGTTCAGTGGACTTCAAAGACGCAAGGCCTCACTGGGCTATCCAAACGCGAGTTTTGGGTCCTGTTCTGGGGTGCATTGGAAGCTGCTTTCACTCCGGAGAACATCGCCAGTGGGTGGAGACGGACGGGTCTCAAGCCTTTCGATCCGGACGTCGTCCTATCTCAGGTTTCGAAGAATACGGACGATGACTCAGATGCGTAAAGTGGCTTGGATGATTCCATTGCTTTACAAGAACCTACTGCACGAGAATTACGACGACTTGTTGATCATGTCGTGAAGCAATCCTCAGTCAGCTCTGACACAGGCGCCCGAAAGCTAAAGAGAACCCTTGAAAGCCTTCAGGCCGAGGTTGAACTACTCAGGCATGAGAACCAAGGCCTCCGTGAGACAATTATCCGTGAAAAACAGCGCAGGCAGCGTGGTAAAGCCCTGAAAGACTATATCTTTGATCGTGTGGATCCTAATTCAGCTCAGGTGTTTAGCCCGCAAAAGATCGCCCAAGCTCGCCAGAAGAAAATTGAAATGGAGGCgcagaaggaagaggaggttCTCCAGAAGAGAACTGAAAAGGCTCTGCGGCAGAAAAGAGTAGAGGAGCAAAAGCAACTGGTATtagagaggaagaggcagcGGGaggagaaaaaagaaagaaaacggcgggaaaaagaaacaaagcagCTTGAGAGAGAAGCAAACCGACAGCTTCGGattgagatgaagaagcagaatcAGCGGAGTATACAACCGAAGCATCAGGCACGGCAGAATGGCTCAGATGGTCTCGAAGAGAATGGGGGCATTCAGGACGAAATCATCGTCGTTCTTCCCACAGTCACCCAAACCCCCGTATTATTCAAGCCACCCAACGAAGCATTAAGTACCCCAAATACAAAGGCGTCGACGCCACCCAGCCATAAAACTCGGCCTAAAAGGCCTTCTTTAGTTGTCGAGAGCGATCGGGAGGTAGTGGTGGCATATCGGGACTCGGGGCGATCGCAGCGGAACAGGAAACGACCGCGATGGCTTGATGACTTCGAAGTTAATTGAAATAAGTCTTAAGGAAATAATTATATCATCTTCGTAGTTTTAGCGCATTTTGAAAAGTGCTTGTTGAGCTATGCTAGATTGAAGTCGCCCATGTAAGTTGGCAATAATCCGGCAGATCACCGGATCCGGCGGATCACCGGGAAATCCcttatctctttgagtgtAACAAGCCTCCACTTCGTACCTCGCCCCACTCTCGTTAGTCATCATAAAAGTACATGCGGGGTACGAGAAGTTCGTCAGACGACGCACTTTCCTCGAAACACCACTCAAATTAACCCAAATCAGTCTCAAATAAAATAATGAATTCTCAAGAAATCTTGGATGAGATACACGTTGAAATTGATGATCATAGCTTTCATACACATTCGCAACGCACAGCTGATGACCCCACCGGAGTGCCTATTTTTCCGCCCGAAGAGGGAGCCGGCCACAACTTCACACCTTTCAACATAGAATATCATGATTTTCACATCAATATCCTCCCTCCAACACCACTCGAGCTTTTCCAGTATTTTATACCTAAATCACTTATGCTCTCATGGATTCAATACACTGAAAGCTGGGTCCTTCATCTGCTGGAAAATGGCGTCATTGATAGCTGGAATACCCCAATTTCCGACCACTCGAGGATCACTAAATGGGAGGGTCTCTCCTCTTCACAAGTCTACATATGGCTCGATGTGCTGATTTACCTAGGAATTCATAGGGAAAATACAATTGCAAGCCATTGGAATACCCCTTCCTTAGGTGTTCAGGCCCCCCTACACTCAATCATTAAGTTCATGCCGTTATACCGGTTCCAGCTAATCTCACGCTATCTTCGCACATTTGACTACACAACACTCGATCTTGGCAACAAAGAGGACCTTCCTAAGGTATTCCAAGCGGCTGAACCGTGGTCTGACCACATACAGAAGGTGTCTGCTGAATTATACACTCCAGGGACTAATGTCACGgtagatgagtgtatggtTCCTTTCACAGGCAGATCAAAGGAGACAACCCTCGTCAAGGGAAAGCCAACGCCGGTAGGGTTCAAGGTCTGGGTTATTGCGCagaatggcttcttcttgcgctgGCTTTGGCACCTGAAGGCATCACCATACACCGCTGTGATCATCAAGATGCCGAGCTCACAGTTAAAGTCACAGTCACAGAGAAAGGAGAGGAAACCAAAGGAATATGTTGCCCTCAGCAATACACAAAGCGTCGTTGTTCACCTATGTAAAATGCTACCAAAAGCGACATATCACGTCTTCACAGATAACCTCTTTTCCTCACCAAATCTGTTCCGTGCCCTTCGTGATACCGGCTACGGTGCCACAGGCACAGCACGCCCTAACTGTGGCATCACGAAGGAGCTGAAGGATGCCAAAGAGGATGATAAAGCCGGCAAagcccccccccccccccttcAGTATAATGAGGTACGAGCTATCCCTACAGAAGACTGCAAGGTACGGTCGTCAGACGGGATTTCTATGTATTTTCTTTACTACTTCGTCTTTCTTAGGTCGTGAAAATCGGTTGGCAGGATAGCAGCTACGTGCTTTTTCTCTCAACTGTGCACACAGGGGCTGACGAAGAGCGCATACAgcgaaagaggaagaagccggCTACGAAAGGATCTCgcaagaaagaaagagagatACAGCGCTATTTTGGAAAGAATTCTTCAATGATTATCGCGATCCCTACGGTAGCTGCCTCTTATaacgatgaaatgaatcatGTTGACCGAGGCGATCAGTTGAGATCATACACAAGCTATGAGCATCGCTTCCGCCGCGGCCCTTGGCAAGCCCTCCTTTGGTCCTTCCTTCTCGATGTTGCCCTTGcaaatagcttcattttacAGCTCAAGACGACATCCCCTAGGTGGCCTCCCTTCAAGACCCTTCAGAAGTGGAAGGAATGCATCTGCAACGCTCTTTTCATCACATATGCGCACGAAAGCTCggcaaggaagagatgtCGTACAGGGAAAGAAGAGGACATCGGCGATACAGGAATACACGAAAAACACATGCAAAGAGATATCAACCATATCTGGCGAGGCGTTAAATCAGATTGCCTAGCTTGTAAGGGCTTTAAGCGGGGACAGCCCCGACCCTTCAAGAAAAGGAAGCTTGAAAAAGGATCCCTGCAGCCGATAACAGGGAATGCACGAAAAACCAGGGGCCGGCAGACGAGGTACGGATGCAAAGTGTGTGATGTAGCTATTTGTAACAGAGAGACctgctggtacttctatcacacACCAAATTAGCTGTGTTTGAAAGTACCCTTCGTTCTGATCATTTTGATTGGTCTTACACCCTTGTCGTGACCCCGCTGGAGGCTTGTTacactcaaagagatagGAAGTGGTGGTGTGACATGCCTTGGGAGCtcaccttcctttgtcatcacactttcttggcatacaagtgttaagaaagtggccCTGTCTACACCAAAATCCATAACAAGTGCACAACAAACCTTTCAATCTGCGCTTTGCGCAGTCgcaagccgcggcgatggccTCGTCTACAGCGAGCCCGTCTGCCGCCCGCGCAGTTCCTTTCGTAACTGCAGCCGCGGTGGCGGCGATAAGTGGCGAGGATGGTGTCTGGGCCATCCGCCCGGGAACGGGTAAAACACCAATGGTGCCATTCACGGTCGCAGGGCTGTTCTGCAAAAGAGCTGCACGGGCTCCTCGGTTTAGATTAGCGGGAGTGTGGATCCCCATATCGAAGGGGTCCGGCACTAACTCATCGTCGATCTTTGAACAACAACCAATCTCGATTATCGAGTCAGCCAATGATCTCGCGCGAGAACACGCGGAAGAGCACAACGCCAAGCTGATGGTCTTCCAGACCTTCTGCgccaagtttgaagaagcggcCCAGCAATTCGCTACTGGACCGCAACGACGGTTCGCTAGGCAAGTTGCCGACAGCTTTCTTGGCATTTGGAAACGAGAGCTCTCCAGCTCTGGACCCTTGACCCCGAAGCCTACCTACAGCAGCGTCGCCGCTACCTCGCTTCCCGCTGCCCACGTCCACCCAACCCACCATcgtcaacaacaacagcaccgACAAGCCGACccacctcatcgccaagggcaacaaaCGAGCGTCGCCCCACCCCGACAGGATCTCCGCGTCTTCATCCGCCTAGAAGCGGAGGCTCCGGCCAGGGCCCACAGTGGCTATGCCATCCGGACCTTGATCCGGGAGAAACTCGGCGCCGTCTCAGACAAGGTCCGACAGGTGTTCCAGGTCCGGTCTGGATGGGCCGTCCTGGCTGCCGACTCGGCAACACGCGACTTTCTGGTAGAAAAGCAGACTGAGTGGGCCGCTGAACTAAACCCTATAGCGGTTGAAACGAACAAAGAATGGTTCACCTATGTGGTCTCAGACTTCCCCACAAGACTGACCGACTTCTACGGTAAAGAGGTGGATAGTGACAGCATCGTCAGCGACGAGATAGAAATCCAGACGGGGCTCAAGCCTGTTGATATACGCCCTTCGCGACAATTCTCGGACAACCCCTTGACCAAGACTCTATTTGTGTCATTTCTGAAGCCCACAAAGAGATTCTGGTCGCTGTTTGGCAGCAGCGCAGCCAGACTCGTCGACAAAGCTGACCGACTAAGACAGTGTGAGACGTGCTAGGGCTATTATTTTGCCCGCAATTGTTATAAACGGCCAGTTTGCCAACGCTGCGGCAAGACCGGCCACCCTACGGATGACTGCGCTGCACCAGAACAGTGCATCAACTGCCTGGGCCCTCATCAGGCCAACTTTGACAAGTGCCCAGCTCGGCCGAAGAAAGTGCGCGACGTGCTCTGCCGGCTCACCAAAGAGTCAGCGAGGCCATGTCCGGACCGTAGGTGCGGAGGCATACCGACAACGACAGCGAGAGCGAGAACCACAACCGGGATCGCACCAAGAAGCCCACAACGACGCGTCTGAACGACAAATCGAGGATGACGCATCACAAGATCAGCCGAGCGTTCGTGCTCCAAGCCCAGCGGTATCAGGAGCACCTTCGTGCATCATGGTAGCCACAACGCCCCAGGTCGGCtacgaagcagaagaggaGCCTGAGCATCCCAGACCAGGCTCACCGCGAAAGCGCCGAACCGTTCTCATCACTCGTCCTCATGACCGGGAATAGACGACACTCGCAGACacgaaagaacgacaagaagcCGCTGAGGATCTTCCAGGCTAACGTCGGCAAGATCCCTCCGGCCCACGACTGCGCCCTGGCGCTGGCTGACTCGGAACGATATGACATTGTACTCTTGCAGGAGCCGTGGACAGCTCATACCGAGACCCGCGTTCTGACCAAAACTCACCCCGCATACGACACATTCACGCCAGTCGACATGTGGAACAGTGACGACACTCGGCCCAGAGTGATGACATATGTCCGACGAGACCCAAGACTTGTTGCTGACCAGATCCGGCCTTTTCAGACTCGCGATATCCTTTGGCTCACGATCAACGGCATGGCGGGTAGTCAACTTCTATCGCCAGAACGATGAGGGGGATGCCCTGAATACGCTGCTTCGATGGCCTGCCCCTGAACGCTGCCTTGTCGCTGGCGATTTCAATGCCAGACACAGTAGCTGGCAGACTGGCCAGACCACGAACCGTGACCAAGAGATAGCAGGCTGGGCGTCAGAGAATGACctcgaccttctcaacactccAGATATACCGACAAACCCACATGGCAACACGATTGATCTGGCCTTTAACATGCCTCTGGCCGAAGCTACCGTGGAGGACCATCTCGCCACTAGCTCTGACCATTTCACGCTCAGCTTGACCTTCCCCGACATTAGATCGACTCCGATGCAGCCGGGTAAGACCCGAGTGACAACGGAGGACGAACTTAAACGGTTCGTCGAGATTGTAGAACTGGGAGCCACGGAAATCCCCCTCATAGATTCGACCCCTGAAGAGCTGGACGAGCTGGCATCTTCACTCGTAAGTCTACTAACGTCAGCAGCCAAGGCAGCTGGCCGGCCCGCGCGGAAAGGCGGACGGCCAGCCCCCTGGTGGACGGAAGAGTGCGCCGTCGCTGTGGCTGCTTTCCGAGCCATCAGACGACTCTACCCTGTTGGATTCAACCAGGATGTCCAGATCGCCAAGAGAGACTTTCATCGTATAGTCCGTCGGGCCAAAAGACAGTACTGGCGGAACCTCATCGAtagcttctccagcagtagTTCTGTTTTCAAGGCTGTCCGGTGGCTGAAATCACGAGGCGCCTTTCAGCCCCCACCCCTGCAGGTCGACGATGTTGTGTACGAAACCCAGATGGATAAAGCCAACGCACTCCGAAAGGCTACGTTGGAACGGCGAACTGCAGACGACGACATCGATAGCCCTTGGGCATCAATCTCTCCCTCTAGATCGATCCCATTTTCACACAAAATCTCTCTGGACGAGGCGCGGTATGCCACCATCCACACAGGCAATACATCTCCAGGGGCAGACAATATTACTGTGAACCTGCTCAAGGCCGCGTGGCACGTCATTGGAACACACTTCTGCCGCTTGTTCGAAAGATGCCTCACTATAGGCCACCATCCGAAGCCGTTCAAGGAAGCAGAAGTGGTCATGATCGCCAAACCCGGACGCCGTGATCTCACGTCGCCTCGGGCCTGGCGACCCGTCTCTCTGCTCTCTTGCCTTGGCAAGGGACTGGAACGGCTAATCGCACGTCGCCTAGCTTGGGCGGCTGTTCACTTCGGCGTCCTGCACCCTCAGCAGGCCGGAGCGCTCCCTAAGAGGTCGGCGACAGACTTGGTGACCGCCCTGATCCACGATATCGAAGAAGTGTTTGCACGCAACAAGGTCGTCAACCTGGTCACGATGGACATACAAGGTGCTTTCGACACCGTCATGCGCAACAGGCTCGTCCTGCGTCTCCGTGAACAGGGCTGGCCTGACCATCTAGCTAGATGGGTTGAGTCTTTCATGATGGAACGATCAGCCCGTGTCAGATATCAAGACACCACCACTCCACTATCTCCTCTCCAGTGCGGCCTTCCCCAAGGTTCACCGGTATCGCCAATCCTCTTTCTACTCTATACTGAGCCGATCTACCGACTAGGCAACCCCCAGGGCCGCTTCGGCTATGCAGACGACACGGCCATCCTGTCCATAGGCGACACGGCCGAGGAAACTTCCACAATGGCATCCAGCTCTATCGACGAGATGGTACGCTGGGGTGCGGCAAATGGAGTCTCTTTCGACCCAAAGAAGACCGAAGTCATGCACTTCTCCCGCAGCAAACTCAGGACTGCTCCGGGAGTACGCCACGGCGACATCGAGAAACATCCCGAGTCAGCTCTACGCTGGCTAGGCATCTGGCTGGACAGCAGACTATCTTTCCGGATCCATGTCGAAAAGTGGGCGGCCAAAGCGAAGGCAGTGGCATATCACCTGCGAGGACTAACCAACACGATACACGGCCCTCTATCGAGTGCTGTGCGAAGTGCCGTCAGGGCTTGCGTCGAGCCGGTTCTACTTCACGGATCCGAGGCGTGGTACCCGGGTAAGGCCAGGCCGCGGTGGACACAGCCCATGAAAGACCTGCCATCAAGTAATCAGCATCTCCTACAGAGAATGGGCAAGGCCATGAACCAGGCTATGAGAGCCATACTTCCCGTCTGGAAGACGACGCCCACCACCATCCTGCATAGAGAAAGTGGGATACCACCAATTGACCAACTGCTTGATGCAAGGCGACTTAGATTCTCCGCCCGACTCAAGTCGCTGGACGAGAGCCATCCTCTAGCAAGTCGAACGCACCCACCTCGCCAACATACTTACCACGACCTCATCAAACGAAGATATCAAATGCAGACA
The Fusarium oxysporum f. sp. lycopersici 4287 chromosome 15, whole genome shotgun sequence DNA segment above includes these coding regions:
- a CDS encoding hypothetical protein (At least one base has a quality score < 10); translated protein: METSLGCDAGSIEANAAQNCRDLISGVVVVGAARPFASDGG